Proteins encoded by one window of Chryseobacterium aquaeductus:
- a CDS encoding histidine kinase: MKQIIYVLFFISTIGLAQNKKIDSLKFEAKKINSSKFDTYNSLAWKFARTFNKDSLLYYNNQSTKFIEDEKQKGMFHVLNSKYYLMIQDFDKAIEEANLSIKLATKENDFSTLGSAYNTFTNIEHFKGNIQNAYNYSKKNLEYTLMSKNKSKILNSYVNLNALALSLTNYNDAKKYYSQASRYFTNENLQEQAVMKKNTGMALLKLQDSKRSIQYLYESEKIFLKLNISKPLSSIYSMLCQNYTDSKNIKKAIYYGKKSLATALNKIDSTNSYFAVSKYYLTIKEYDIAKKYILKSIEIDKSLRNDLKIGEDYAILATINLESGKINEVDPLLIKSLKKNAINHDKNYTSILYRDLIINHFKKENNLEYLNYFEKYITDLNNSLGKEKVKSLAELDKKYRTAENESKIKTQQLQIEKEKNNRNLALGGVGFLIFLLGGGYYWNKNRQKQKDFQSRYKLLELQNNISALKVSVLNKQLNPHFINNTLTSMSPKLQKEAPETYQSIVKLSRLIGSTFGNDSLTDSLDTQLEGVQGYLDLQKLILHDKLSSVIHNDVQNNSIEIPRLLLQNLVENAVEHGVVKKGEGLVRLQLTEDADFINIIVEDDGFGREVTENTGIGTSTYQDFFHTFNKSNSQHATFEFEDKKNNSGTARGTIAKVRIPKNYQYTLTQNHF, encoded by the coding sequence ATGAAGCAAATTATATATGTATTATTTTTTATTTCAACTATTGGATTGGCACAGAATAAGAAAATTGATAGTTTGAAATTTGAAGCAAAGAAAATAAATTCAAGCAAATTTGATACTTATAATTCCTTAGCTTGGAAGTTTGCACGAACTTTCAATAAAGATTCTTTGCTTTACTATAATAATCAATCTACAAAGTTTATTGAAGATGAAAAACAAAAAGGAATGTTTCATGTTTTGAATTCAAAATACTATTTAATGATACAGGATTTTGACAAGGCAATTGAAGAAGCTAATCTTTCAATTAAATTGGCAACCAAAGAAAATGACTTCAGTACTCTAGGTTCAGCATACAATACTTTCACAAATATTGAACATTTTAAGGGTAACATTCAAAACGCATATAATTATTCCAAAAAAAACTTAGAGTATACATTAATGAGTAAAAATAAGAGTAAAATTTTAAACTCCTATGTTAACTTAAATGCACTTGCTTTAAGTTTAACCAATTACAATGATGCGAAAAAATACTACAGCCAAGCAAGCAGATATTTTACAAATGAAAATCTACAGGAACAAGCTGTAATGAAAAAAAATACTGGAATGGCATTACTCAAATTGCAAGACAGTAAAAGGAGTATACAATATCTTTATGAAAGTGAAAAAATATTTTTAAAGCTGAATATAAGTAAACCTTTATCAAGTATCTATAGTATGTTGTGTCAGAACTATACTGATTCAAAAAATATAAAAAAAGCCATTTATTATGGTAAAAAAAGTTTAGCAACTGCTTTGAATAAAATTGATTCAACTAATTCTTATTTTGCGGTATCGAAATATTATTTGACAATAAAAGAATATGATATAGCAAAAAAATATATTTTAAAATCTATAGAGATTGACAAATCACTTAGAAATGATTTAAAAATAGGAGAAGATTATGCTATTCTAGCTACTATTAATCTTGAAAGTGGAAAAATAAATGAAGTCGATCCATTATTAATTAAATCTCTAAAGAAAAATGCAATAAATCACGATAAAAATTACACTTCCATATTATATAGAGATCTAATAATCAATCATTTTAAAAAAGAAAATAATTTAGAGTATTTAAATTATTTTGAAAAATATATAACTGATTTAAACAATAGTTTAGGTAAAGAAAAAGTTAAGTCTCTTGCGGAATTAGATAAAAAATACAGAACAGCAGAAAATGAATCCAAAATCAAAACCCAACAACTTCAAATAGAAAAAGAAAAAAACAATCGCAATCTGGCATTGGGAGGAGTTGGTTTTTTAATTTTCCTGTTGGGCGGTGGTTATTATTGGAATAAAAACCGTCAAAAGCAAAAAGATTTTCAAAGCAGATACAAATTATTAGAATTACAGAATAATATCAGTGCGTTAAAAGTGTCGGTACTCAATAAACAGCTCAACCCCCATTTCATAAATAATACGCTTACCTCAATGAGTCCCAAACTGCAAAAAGAAGCACCCGAAACCTATCAAAGTATTGTGAAATTATCCCGTTTGATAGGATCTACTTTTGGCAATGACTCTTTGACAGATAGTTTGGATACACAGTTGGAAGGTGTGCAGGGTTATTTGGATTTACAAAAACTGATCCTTCATGACAAACTCAGCAGTGTAATACACAATGATGTTCAAAACAATTCTATCGAAATTCCAAGACTGCTTCTACAAAATTTAGTGGAAAATGCAGTGGAACATGGTGTGGTAAAGAAAGGGGAAGGGCTTGTCCGGTTACAGCTTACAGAGGATGCCGATTTTATCAATATTATAGTGGAAGACGATGGCTTTGGCAGAGAAGTGACTGAAAATACAGGAATAGGAACGAGTACCTATCAGGATTTTTTTCATACTTTTAACAAGTCCAATTCCCAACATGCCACTTTTGAATTTGAAGATAAAAAGAATAATTCAGGTACAGCAAGGGGAACGATTGCAAAAGTCCGTATTCCTAAAAACTATCAATATACTCTTACTCAAAATCATTTCTGA
- a CDS encoding LytR/AlgR family response regulator transcription factor, protein MQYSYIAIDDSPLALENIKNTMEHFPNYVCVGTAGNVNDALLCILDNPAQLVFLDVEIPGNTANDNSFSVIRELRQYLKQLPYFIMVTSYEKYALDAIKNEALDYILKPCDVLEVRKALVKFEQRQWEMPATICIKSHGDYRFISLVDIVYLQADNNTTDFYLNSGAKISGYKPLKFYASQLPDGFVRIHNSFIINTNYVTRIHFGNSKCYLNHTQQVIPFSKSYKNEIEKMKNILIQNNSENIF, encoded by the coding sequence ATGCAGTATTCTTATATAGCCATAGATGACAGTCCGCTTGCTTTGGAAAATATCAAAAATACCATGGAGCATTTTCCAAATTATGTTTGTGTAGGGACAGCAGGAAATGTAAATGATGCTTTGCTTTGCATTTTAGATAATCCCGCCCAACTGGTGTTTTTAGATGTTGAAATTCCCGGAAATACGGCAAATGACAATTCATTTTCTGTTATCAGAGAACTTCGACAGTATTTAAAACAATTACCTTATTTTATTATGGTAACCTCGTATGAAAAATATGCGCTGGATGCTATTAAAAATGAAGCATTAGATTATATTCTCAAGCCTTGTGACGTTTTGGAAGTTCGCAAAGCATTAGTGAAATTTGAACAACGGCAATGGGAAATGCCCGCCACTATTTGTATAAAATCCCATGGTGATTACAGGTTTATTTCTCTGGTTGATATTGTTTATCTCCAAGCCGATAACAACACAACAGATTTTTATTTGAATTCGGGAGCAAAAATAAGCGGATATAAACCTTTAAAGTTTTATGCTTCACAGTTACCTGACGGTTTTGTCCGTATTCATAATAGTTTTATTATAAACACAAATTATGTAACCCGTATTCATTTTGGAAATTCTAAATGTTATTTGAATCATACACAGCAAGTGATTCCCTTTTCAAAATCCTATAAAAATGAAATAGAGAAAATGAAGAATATCTTAATCCAAAATAATTCTGAAAATATTTTTTAA
- a CDS encoding type II toxin-antitoxin system RelB/DinJ family antitoxin — protein MANITTRIDDETKRDLKKFSNEIGISVGSLFNARVKNLLRTKEVTFKLDEDFLEDQEMYANAESLKEQGVRSVASGRSSLVI, from the coding sequence ATGGCTAATATTACTACAAGAATAGATGATGAAACGAAAAGAGATCTTAAAAAATTCAGCAATGAAATTGGGATCTCTGTAGGATCTCTTTTTAATGCTCGGGTAAAAAACCTGCTCCGTACGAAAGAAGTAACATTCAAACTTGATGAAGATTTTTTGGAAGACCAAGAGATGTACGCTAATGCAGAATCACTTAAGGAGCAGGGAGTACGTTCTGTTGCATCAGGTCGTTCTTCTTTAGTAATATAA